The following proteins are encoded in a genomic region of Thioclava nitratireducens:
- a CDS encoding 8-amino-7-oxononanoate synthase, with the protein MNAYPRHASRLAQLEARGRLRELIPGIGLDFASNDYLGLRDSAELAQSITDALARGIPVGSGGSRLLRGNDAEFERLETEAAAFFGADACLYMGGGFQANQAILTCLPMSGDLVLHDALVHASMHEGMRLGAADLRSFRHNDAQDAAAQIQSWRERGGKGRVWLALETLYSMDGDFAPLADFVAIARDHDATLILDEAHATGLYGADGRGLAPMGCDVPMIVIHTCGKALGASGALICADSVIIRTLINRARPFIYATAPSPLMAAAVRHSLHMLQTQPQWGNHAAALRQHAHRAAERCGLHHHGSQIIPLIVGEDHAAIRLAQGLQAAGLDLRAVRPPTVPKGTARLRISLTGGLQPRDIDTLFGTLSTLAPELTP; encoded by the coding sequence ATGAACGCCTATCCTCGTCACGCCTCTCGCCTCGCGCAGCTCGAGGCGAGAGGGCGGCTTCGGGAGCTGATCCCCGGCATAGGTCTCGATTTCGCGTCTAACGACTATCTGGGACTGCGCGACTCCGCGGAACTCGCCCAAAGCATCACGGACGCGCTGGCACGAGGTATCCCGGTGGGATCGGGCGGCTCGCGGCTGCTGCGGGGCAATGACGCGGAGTTCGAGCGGCTCGAAACCGAAGCCGCCGCGTTCTTCGGGGCGGACGCCTGTCTCTACATGGGCGGTGGCTTTCAGGCCAATCAGGCGATCCTCACCTGTCTGCCGATGAGCGGCGATCTGGTGCTGCACGATGCGCTGGTCCACGCCAGCATGCACGAGGGCATGCGGCTCGGCGCGGCGGACCTGCGCAGCTTTCGCCACAACGACGCCCAGGACGCCGCGGCCCAGATCCAGAGCTGGCGTGAGCGTGGCGGCAAAGGCCGGGTCTGGCTGGCGCTGGAGACGCTCTACTCGATGGATGGCGACTTCGCGCCGCTGGCGGATTTCGTCGCGATCGCCCGGGACCATGACGCCACCCTGATCCTCGACGAAGCCCATGCGACGGGTCTCTACGGCGCCGATGGCCGGGGGCTCGCCCCGATGGGCTGCGACGTACCGATGATCGTGATCCACACCTGCGGCAAGGCGCTCGGCGCGAGCGGGGCGCTGATCTGCGCCGACAGCGTGATCATCCGAACCCTGATCAACCGGGCGCGGCCCTTCATCTATGCCACGGCGCCCTCGCCGCTGATGGCGGCGGCCGTCCGGCACTCGCTGCATATGCTGCAAACCCAGCCGCAATGGGGAAACCATGCCGCAGCGCTTCGCCAGCACGCCCATCGTGCGGCGGAGCGCTGCGGCCTGCACCATCACGGCAGCCAGATCATACCGCTGATCGTCGGCGAAGATCATGCCGCTATCCGTCTCGCGCAGGGGCTGCAGGCGGCGGGGCTCGACCTGCGGGCCGTGCGCCCGCCGACGGTCCCCAAAGGCACGGCACGGCTGCGCATCTCGCTTACGGGCGGGTTGCAGCCTCGCGACATCGACACCCTGTTCGGCACCCTGTCCACCCTTGCACCGGAGCTTACCCCATGA
- a CDS encoding thiazole synthase: protein MKLYDTELTSALLLGTAQYLSPAILCEAIRASGCEVITVSLRREATDGAGTQFWDMLRETGMRVLPNTAGCHSAQEAVTTARMAREVFGTDWIKLEVIGHADTLQPDVFALVEAAGALARDGFKVFPYTTDDLIVGERLLEAGCEVLMPWGAPIGSGQGLRNPDALRAMRAHFPTVPLIVDAGVGRPSDAAQAMELGMDGVLLNTAVAKAGDPVGMARAMALAVQAGRAGHLADPMERRDMAVPSTPVLGLAELM, encoded by the coding sequence ATGAAACTCTATGACACCGAACTCACCTCGGCGCTGCTTCTGGGCACGGCGCAATATCTCTCGCCCGCGATCCTGTGCGAGGCGATCCGCGCCAGCGGCTGCGAGGTCATCACCGTAAGCCTGCGCCGCGAGGCCACGGACGGCGCGGGCACGCAGTTCTGGGACATGCTGCGCGAGACCGGGATGCGGGTGCTGCCCAACACCGCAGGTTGCCATTCCGCGCAGGAGGCCGTCACCACCGCGCGGATGGCGCGCGAGGTCTTCGGCACCGATTGGATCAAGCTGGAGGTGATCGGCCATGCCGACACGCTGCAACCCGATGTCTTCGCGCTCGTCGAGGCGGCGGGGGCCCTCGCGCGCGATGGCTTCAAGGTCTTTCCCTACACGACCGACGATCTGATCGTCGGAGAGCGGCTGCTGGAGGCCGGCTGCGAGGTGCTGATGCCATGGGGCGCGCCGATCGGCTCGGGGCAGGGGCTGCGCAACCCCGATGCGCTGCGCGCGATGCGGGCGCATTTCCCGACCGTGCCGCTGATCGTCGATGCGGGGGTCGGGCGGCCCTCGGATGCGGCGCAGGCAATGGAGCTGGGGATGGACGGGGTGCTCTTGAACACCGCCGTGGCGAAGGCTGGCGACCCGGTTGGTATGGCACGCGCGATGGCGCTCGCGGTGCAGGCGGGCCGCGCGGGGCATCTTGCCGATCCGATGGAGCGGCGCGACATGGCCGTGCCCTCGACCCCGGTTCTGGGGCTGGCGGAGTTGATGTGA
- a CDS encoding HesA/MoeB/ThiF family protein, giving the protein MSRYARQMILPEIGAAGQAKLTAAHVAVIGAGGLGCPVLQYLVGAGVGRLTIFDPDRVEESNLHRQPLYRMADLGRPKVEAARDALRALNPQIAVEARATALGPQRAEKIAAEADLVIDAADSFAVSYILSDACLRARTPLISASVLGQTGYVGGFCGEAPSLRAVFPDLPASGASCATAGVLGPVVGVIGSLQAQIALRVLLGTDAPALGRMLTADLAELCFGGFSFLGTPEPERPLRFVSAEMLCAGDLVIDLRGEDEARSPISAGAVRLPGSELTALEPASGQRVVLCCASGLRAWRAARDLQERGFEALALLAAKADG; this is encoded by the coding sequence ATGAGCCGCTATGCCCGCCAGATGATCCTGCCCGAGATCGGCGCGGCGGGGCAGGCGAAGCTAACTGCCGCGCATGTTGCCGTCATCGGGGCCGGGGGCTTGGGCTGTCCGGTGCTGCAATATCTCGTCGGGGCGGGCGTGGGACGGCTGACGATCTTCGATCCCGATCGGGTCGAGGAAAGCAACCTGCACCGCCAGCCGCTCTATCGGATGGCCGATCTCGGACGCCCCAAGGTCGAAGCCGCGCGCGACGCGCTGCGCGCCCTCAACCCGCAGATCGCGGTCGAGGCGCGCGCTACCGCGCTCGGGCCGCAAAGGGCAGAGAAGATCGCGGCGGAGGCAGATCTGGTGATCGATGCCGCCGATAGTTTCGCGGTGTCCTACATCCTTTCCGATGCTTGCCTGAGGGCGCGGACCCCGCTGATCTCCGCGAGCGTTCTGGGCCAGACCGGCTATGTCGGCGGCTTTTGCGGTGAGGCACCCTCGCTGCGCGCGGTCTTCCCGGACCTTCCCGCTTCCGGCGCGAGCTGTGCCACCGCGGGCGTGCTGGGCCCGGTGGTTGGTGTGATTGGCTCGCTGCAGGCGCAGATCGCGCTGCGCGTGCTCCTCGGGACCGACGCGCCCGCCTTGGGCCGGATGCTCACCGCCGATCTGGCGGAGCTTTGCTTCGGCGGGTTCAGCTTTCTCGGCACGCCCGAGCCGGAAAGGCCGCTGCGGTTTGTGTCGGCCGAAATGCTGTGTGCAGGCGATCTTGTGATCGACCTGCGCGGTGAAGACGAAGCGCGCTCGCCGATTTCCGCCGGGGCCGTCAGGCTGCCCGGTTCGGAACTGACGGCGCTGGAGCCCGCCTCCGGTCAGCGGGTCGTTCTGTGCTGCGCCTCGGGCCTTCGGGCGTGGCGGGCCGCGCGCGATCTTCAAGAACGCGGTTTCGAAGCGCTCGCCTTGCTTGCCGCCAAGGCGGATGGGTGA
- the bioA gene encoding adenosylmethionine--8-amino-7-oxononanoate transaminase encodes MKDMAFEQAHVWHPYTERARPQRLHRIVAAEGIWLTRDDGGRMIDAMSSWWAAAFGHAPAPLVQALKDQAEVLPHVMFAGLTHQPVIDLTRQLVAVMPAGLDQIFYSDSGSVAVEVAVKMAAQSQVNRGHPQRTDLATARGGYHGDTWKAMSLSDPETGMHAQFGRALSAQHFVSRPPIPFDAQWSEDPVRNGLAEVETLFRTHGDRIATFIIEPVVQGAGGMHFHHPGYLRGLRALCDHFGIHLIFDEIATGFSRTGADFAIETAGVTPDILCLGKALTGGMMTLAATITTKELAATVGALMHGPTFMANPLACAVASAAMDLWKGRDWSARARAIETQLAAELAPARAMTGVRDLRTLGAIGVIEMEAPLPVGRVHRFCMESGVWLRPLGRLLYAMPPLSIEPDELSRVTHAMLTIAKGL; translated from the coding sequence ATGAAGGATATGGCTTTCGAACAGGCGCATGTCTGGCACCCCTATACCGAGCGCGCCCGCCCGCAGCGCCTGCACAGGATCGTTGCGGCGGAGGGAATCTGGCTGACCCGCGACGACGGGGGACGGATGATCGACGCCATGTCCTCGTGGTGGGCCGCGGCCTTTGGCCATGCGCCGGCGCCCCTCGTTCAGGCGCTGAAGGATCAGGCCGAGGTTCTCCCGCATGTGATGTTCGCAGGCCTCACCCATCAGCCCGTGATCGATCTCACCAGACAGCTCGTCGCGGTGATGCCCGCCGGGCTCGATCAGATCTTCTATTCCGACAGCGGGTCGGTCGCGGTCGAAGTGGCGGTGAAAATGGCCGCCCAGTCGCAGGTGAACCGAGGCCATCCCCAGCGCACGGATCTCGCGACCGCGCGGGGCGGCTATCATGGTGACACGTGGAAGGCGATGAGCCTGAGCGACCCCGAGACCGGCATGCACGCCCAGTTCGGACGCGCCCTCTCGGCGCAGCACTTCGTATCGCGCCCGCCGATCCCCTTCGACGCGCAGTGGAGCGAGGACCCCGTGCGCAACGGGCTGGCAGAAGTGGAGACGCTGTTCCGCACCCACGGCGACCGCATCGCGACCTTCATCATCGAACCCGTCGTTCAGGGAGCCGGCGGAATGCATTTCCATCACCCCGGCTACCTGCGCGGATTGCGCGCCCTGTGCGACCACTTCGGCATACACCTGATCTTCGACGAGATCGCCACAGGGTTCAGCCGCACGGGGGCCGATTTCGCGATAGAGACGGCAGGCGTCACCCCCGACATCCTCTGCCTCGGCAAGGCGCTCACCGGCGGCATGATGACCCTCGCCGCCACGATCACGACCAAGGAGCTGGCCGCGACTGTCGGCGCCCTGATGCACGGCCCGACCTTCATGGCCAATCCGCTGGCCTGCGCCGTGGCCTCGGCGGCCATGGATCTGTGGAAAGGCCGCGACTGGTCGGCCCGAGCCCGCGCCATCGAGACACAGCTCGCCGCCGAACTGGCCCCTGCCCGAGCCATGACGGGTGTTCGCGACCTGCGCACGCTCGGCGCGATCGGCGTCATCGAGATGGAGGCCCCGCTGCCCGTCGGTCGCGTGCACCGGTTCTGCATGGAAAGCGGTGTCTGGCTGCGTCCCTTGGGACGGCTCCTCTACGCCATGCCGCCCCTGAGCATCGAACCCGACGAGCTGAGCCGCGTCACCCATGCCATGCTCACCATTGCGAAGGGGCTTTGA
- the thiS gene encoding sulfur carrier protein ThiS, protein MQIIVNAKPHEIAAQDLAAALAELGFANPAIATALNGQFVPRANRADTRLAEGDRLEVLAPMQGG, encoded by the coding sequence ATGCAGATCATCGTCAACGCGAAACCGCATGAGATTGCCGCGCAGGACCTCGCAGCCGCGCTGGCGGAGCTGGGCTTTGCCAATCCCGCCATCGCCACCGCGCTGAACGGACAGTTCGTGCCCCGGGCCAACCGCGCGGACACGCGGCTTGCCGAGGGCGACCGGCTCGAAGTGCTCGCGCCGATGCAGGGGGGCTGA
- the thiC gene encoding phosphomethylpyrimidine synthase ThiC, whose translation MNIPNPKITTGPLPASRKIYVEGALHEGLRVPMREIAVHPTAGEAPLPVYDSSGPYTDPEATTDINAGLAPLRRAWIEARGDVERYTGRDVRPEDNGFAQGARLTPEFPVRRQPMRAKGDRAVTQLAYARAGIITPEMEFVAIRENQLREAVGPRDGQDWGANLPDYVTPDFVRDEIAAGRAIIPANINHPEAEPMIIGRNFLVKINANMGTSAVTSSMEEEVDKLVWAIRWGADTVMDLSTGRNIHNTREWIIRNSPVPIGTVPIYQALEKVNGIAEDLTWEVFRDTLIEQAEQGVDYFTIHAGVRLHMVPMTVERVTGIVSRGGSIMAKWCLHHHKESFLYEHFEEICDICRRYDVSFSLGDGLRPGSIADANDAAQFAELETLGELTKIAWAKDCQVMIEGPGHVAMHKIKENMDKQLECCHEAPFYTLGPLTTDIAPGYDHITSGIGAAMIGWFGCAMLCYVTPKEHLGLPDRDDVKTGVITYKIAAHAADLAKGLPGAQRRDDALSRARFEFRWEDQFNLSLDPDTAREFHDETMPKEAHKVAHFCSMCGPKFCSMRISHDIRAEAQKEGMESMAAKFREGGELYVPLKEPGE comes from the coding sequence ATGAACATTCCCAACCCCAAGATCACCACCGGTCCGCTGCCGGCGTCGCGCAAGATCTACGTCGAGGGCGCTTTGCATGAAGGTCTGCGCGTGCCGATGCGCGAGATCGCCGTGCACCCCACTGCCGGGGAAGCACCGCTGCCGGTCTATGACAGTTCGGGCCCTTACACCGACCCCGAGGCCACGACCGATATCAATGCCGGTCTCGCACCGCTGCGTCGGGCATGGATCGAGGCGCGCGGCGATGTCGAGAGATATACCGGGCGCGATGTCCGACCCGAGGATAACGGCTTTGCCCAAGGGGCGCGGCTGACGCCGGAATTCCCGGTCAGGCGGCAACCGATGCGGGCCAAGGGCGACCGCGCGGTAACGCAGCTGGCCTATGCCCGCGCAGGCATCATCACGCCCGAGATGGAGTTCGTCGCGATCCGCGAGAACCAGCTGCGCGAGGCCGTAGGACCGCGCGACGGGCAGGACTGGGGCGCGAACCTGCCCGATTACGTGACGCCGGATTTCGTGCGCGACGAGATCGCCGCAGGCCGCGCGATCATCCCGGCCAATATCAACCACCCGGAAGCCGAGCCGATGATCATCGGGCGCAATTTCCTCGTGAAGATCAACGCCAACATGGGCACCTCGGCCGTCACCTCCTCGATGGAGGAAGAGGTCGACAAGTTGGTCTGGGCGATCCGCTGGGGCGCCGACACCGTGATGGACCTCTCGACCGGGCGCAACATCCACAACACCCGCGAATGGATCATCCGAAACAGCCCCGTGCCGATCGGGACCGTGCCGATCTATCAGGCGCTGGAGAAGGTGAACGGGATCGCCGAGGACCTGACATGGGAGGTCTTCCGCGACACGCTGATCGAACAGGCCGAGCAGGGCGTCGACTACTTCACGATCCATGCAGGGGTGCGTCTGCACATGGTGCCAATGACGGTGGAGCGCGTGACCGGGATCGTCAGCCGGGGCGGCTCGATCATGGCGAAATGGTGCCTGCATCACCACAAGGAGAGCTTCCTCTACGAGCATTTCGAAGAGATCTGCGACATCTGCCGCCGCTACGACGTCTCGTTCAGCCTCGGCGACGGGCTGCGGCCGGGCTCGATCGCGGATGCCAATGACGCTGCGCAATTCGCCGAGCTGGAGACGCTGGGCGAACTGACGAAGATCGCCTGGGCGAAGGACTGTCAGGTGATGATCGAAGGCCCCGGTCACGTCGCGATGCACAAGATCAAGGAGAACATGGACAAGCAGCTGGAGTGCTGCCACGAAGCGCCGTTCTACACGCTCGGTCCGCTGACCACGGATATCGCGCCGGGTTACGACCACATCACCTCGGGCATCGGGGCGGCGATGATCGGTTGGTTCGGCTGCGCGATGCTGTGCTACGTCACGCCGAAGGAACATCTGGGCCTGCCCGACCGCGACGACGTGAAGACCGGCGTGATCACCTACAAGATCGCCGCCCATGCCGCCGATCTGGCCAAGGGGCTGCCCGGCGCGCAGCGGCGCGACGATGCGCTGAGCCGCGCGCGTTTCGAGTTCCGCTGGGAAGACCAGTTCAACCTCTCGCTCGACCCCGATACGGCGCGGGAATTCCACGACGAGACGATGCCGAAAGAGGCCCACAAGGTCGCGCATTTCTGCTCCATGTGCGGGCCGAAATTCTGCTCGATGCGGATTTCGCACGACATCCGCGCCGAGGCGCAGAAAGAGGGGATGGAGAGCATGGCCGCCAAGTTCCGCGAAGGCGGGGAGCTTTATGTGCCGCTCAAGGAGCCCGGCGAATGA
- the bioD gene encoding dethiobiotin synthase: MTSPIVVTGTDTGIGKTVFSAALTLTLQASYWKPVQAGLDEETDSETVARLTGRPTLPEAWRLRTPASPHLAARLDRVEIGSLELPEVKGPLVIEGAGGALVPLNGNRLYADQMADWGAPVIVVARTTLGTINHSLLTIEALRARGVPLVGIAFVGDEVADSQDTICRIAELPSLGRLPVMSDLTTQGLRDAARRLDLDRIRGAL; the protein is encoded by the coding sequence ATGACCTCACCCATCGTCGTCACCGGCACCGATACCGGCATCGGCAAGACCGTCTTCAGCGCGGCGCTGACACTCACGCTTCAGGCGAGCTATTGGAAGCCTGTGCAGGCCGGGCTGGACGAGGAAACCGACAGCGAAACCGTCGCGCGGCTCACGGGGCGGCCCACCCTGCCGGAGGCATGGCGCCTGCGGACCCCGGCCTCCCCCCATCTCGCGGCGAGGCTGGACCGGGTTGAGATCGGTTCTCTGGAGCTTCCCGAGGTGAAAGGCCCGCTCGTCATCGAAGGCGCAGGCGGTGCGCTGGTGCCCTTGAACGGCAACCGTCTCTATGCCGACCAGATGGCGGACTGGGGCGCGCCCGTGATCGTCGTCGCGCGGACCACGCTCGGCACGATCAATCACAGCCTGCTGACAATCGAAGCCCTGCGCGCCCGGGGCGTGCCGCTCGTCGGTATCGCCTTCGTCGGCGACGAGGTGGCCGACAGTCAGGACACCATCTGCCGCATCGCCGAGCTGCCGTCGCTGGGCCGCCTACCCGTCATGTCCGATCTGACGACACAAGGATTGCGCGATGCGGCCCGGCGGCTCGATCTCGATCGCATCCGGGGAGCACTGTGA
- a CDS encoding FAD-dependent oxidoreductase yields the protein MITIAGGGLAGLSSALELARAGAAVRVFEAAEEIGAGSVSRYAGGMLAPWCEAESAEEAVVTLGARAADWWAEITPVTRRGTLVLAPPRDSAELTRFARRTSGHRTLDQAAITEMEPSLAGRFARGLYFAEEAHLDPRRALRDLARAAREAGVEIVLGTTAPAQVDLDCTGFAADLPDLRPVRGEMAILHCPEVEITRTLRLLHPRIPLYLVPRGQGVYMIGATMIESAATRPITLRSLTEMLSAAFTLHPGFAEASVIETGAGLRPAYPDNLPRLERHGGTLHLNGLYRHGFLLAPAMAARVTQHFFPEGSDADHRQRETA from the coding sequence ATGATCACCATCGCAGGCGGCGGCCTCGCGGGGCTGTCCTCGGCGCTCGAACTGGCGCGCGCCGGGGCTGCGGTGCGGGTCTTCGAGGCGGCAGAGGAGATCGGGGCGGGCAGCGTGTCACGCTATGCGGGCGGGATGCTGGCGCCGTGGTGCGAAGCCGAAAGCGCCGAGGAGGCAGTGGTCACGCTGGGCGCGCGCGCGGCAGACTGGTGGGCCGAGATCACGCCGGTCACGCGGCGCGGCACGCTGGTCCTCGCCCCACCGCGCGACAGTGCGGAACTGACGCGCTTCGCCCGCCGCACCTCGGGCCATCGCACGCTCGATCAGGCGGCGATCACCGAGATGGAGCCGTCCCTCGCGGGGCGGTTCGCACGCGGGCTGTATTTCGCGGAGGAGGCGCATCTCGACCCGCGCCGCGCGCTGCGCGATCTGGCGCGGGCCGCGCGTGAGGCTGGGGTCGAGATCGTGTTGGGAACCACGGCCCCCGCGCAGGTGGATCTCGATTGCACCGGCTTTGCCGCCGACCTGCCTGACCTGCGCCCGGTGCGCGGCGAGATGGCCATCCTGCACTGCCCGGAGGTCGAGATCACCCGCACCCTGCGCCTGCTGCACCCGCGCATCCCGCTCTATCTCGTGCCGCGCGGGCAGGGCGTCTACATGATCGGCGCGACGATGATCGAAAGCGCCGCGACGCGCCCGATCACGCTGCGCTCGCTGACCGAAATGCTCAGCGCCGCTTTCACGCTGCATCCCGGCTTTGCCGAGGCGAGCGTGATCGAGACCGGGGCAGGGCTGCGCCCGGCCTATCCCGACAACCTGCCCCGCCTCGAGAGGCACGGCGGGACGCTTCATCTCAACGGGCTTTATCGCCACGGTTTCCTGCTTGCGCCTGCGATGGCGGCCCGTGTCACGCAACATTTCTTTCCGGAGGGCTCCGATGCAGATCATCGTCAACGCGAAACCGCATGA
- a CDS encoding methyltransferase domain-containing protein produces the protein MKERIAAAFSRHLASYDGAASVQARIAARLSERLTPMIQRGARVIELGHGTGLLTRHLLQLEPREIWLNDLAAPLPDLHWPERTRVHALGGDATEIDLPDRLDLVASTSMLQWLTAPRELLRRASDTLVPGGLLAVTSFGPGNFPELARLGLAAGAPSYRDADGLCHDMPRHMEVIAAWDETIRLDFPDARALFGHLRATGVNGLMGGQLSAPRLRHLMKRMDRDGALTLTYHPSCCIARMP, from the coding sequence ATGAAAGAGCGTATCGCCGCAGCCTTCTCGCGCCATTTGGCAAGCTATGACGGGGCAGCCTCGGTTCAGGCCCGGATCGCGGCACGGCTGAGCGAACGCCTGACCCCGATGATTCAACGCGGGGCGCGGGTTATCGAGCTTGGCCATGGCACCGGCCTTCTGACGCGCCACCTTCTGCAGCTGGAGCCACGGGAGATCTGGCTCAACGACCTCGCAGCGCCGCTGCCCGATCTGCACTGGCCAGAGCGGACCCGCGTCCACGCCCTCGGGGGGGATGCGACCGAAATCGATTTGCCGGATCGCCTCGATCTGGTCGCCTCGACGTCGATGCTGCAATGGCTGACCGCGCCGCGTGAACTCCTTCGCAGGGCGTCCGACACCCTCGTCCCCGGCGGGCTTCTCGCCGTCACCAGTTTCGGTCCCGGGAATTTCCCGGAACTCGCACGGCTGGGGCTTGCCGCGGGTGCCCCCTCCTATCGTGACGCGGACGGACTGTGCCACGACATGCCCCGGCACATGGAGGTGATCGCCGCGTGGGACGAGACCATCCGTCTGGATTTCCCCGATGCGCGGGCCCTGTTCGGCCATCTTCGCGCGACCGGGGTCAACGGGCTGATGGGCGGGCAACTGTCGGCGCCGCGCCTGCGCCACCTGATGAAGCGGATGGACCGAGACGGCGCTCTGACTTTGACCTACCATCCGTCCTGCTGTATTGCCCGCATGCCCTGA
- a CDS encoding pimeloyl-ACP methyl esterase BioG family protein: MRARWIRQRGHPHLVMFYSGWATETAEIELLAGDSDLLILSDYRNETFDPAWIERHDRITLVAYSMGVAVAARHLGGLRPERAIAICGATDPRRTIGADIYDGTLAGLDRQSLARFARRAGLPQPQAPDLAALGDELRALRARPPAPVGAFDRIIAARKDRIFPADAMTAAWPGQPIDWVDTGHFPFAHWRNWQEIIG; the protein is encoded by the coding sequence ATGCGGGCGCGTTGGATCAGGCAGCGGGGGCATCCGCATCTGGTGATGTTCTATTCCGGCTGGGCCACTGAGACCGCCGAGATCGAACTTCTGGCAGGCGACAGTGACCTGTTGATCCTGAGCGATTACCGTAACGAAACCTTCGATCCCGCATGGATAGAGAGGCATGACCGGATCACGCTCGTCGCCTATTCGATGGGGGTGGCAGTGGCGGCGCGGCATCTGGGTGGTCTGCGCCCCGAGCGTGCCATCGCGATCTGCGGCGCGACCGACCCACGCCGCACCATCGGCGCGGACATTTATGACGGCACCCTCGCCGGCCTTGACCGCCAGAGCCTTGCCCGCTTCGCGCGCCGCGCGGGGCTGCCGCAACCGCAGGCGCCCGACCTTGCCGCATTGGGCGACGAGCTGCGCGCGCTCAGGGCTCGGCCCCCGGCGCCGGTCGGCGCGTTCGACCGGATCATCGCGGCGCGCAAGGATCGCATCTTCCCCGCCGACGCGATGACCGCTGCCTGGCCAGGCCAGCCGATCGACTGGGTCGACACGGGCCATTTCCCGTTCGCCCACTGGCGGAACTGGCAGGAGATCATCGGATGA
- a CDS encoding GntR family transcriptional regulator yields the protein MPAAPTPDLIADELARRIIRGELIAGERLRQDYVAAEFNVSHVPVREALLKLSARGLVVSRPNKGVHVAPLDPLAQRELKLMRLALEPLTLLHSVPNLTPAQVQQADELRQACDQASNIYDWEEQNRAFHIKIYEACEMPRLLETVENMQNLAARYILVHYRARWRPRIDKDHHGIMSAIRRQDAKSAAAILTRHLQRLN from the coding sequence ATTCCTGCCGCGCCCACCCCCGACCTGATCGCCGACGAACTGGCCCGCCGCATCATTCGCGGCGAATTGATCGCGGGCGAACGTCTCCGGCAGGATTATGTCGCCGCAGAGTTCAACGTGAGCCATGTGCCGGTCCGCGAAGCCCTGCTCAAGCTGTCCGCGCGCGGGCTGGTGGTGTCCCGGCCCAACAAGGGGGTTCACGTCGCGCCGCTGGATCCGCTGGCGCAGCGCGAGCTGAAACTCATGCGTCTGGCGCTCGAACCGCTCACGCTTCTGCACTCGGTGCCCAACCTGACGCCCGCACAGGTGCAACAGGCAGACGAGCTGCGTCAGGCCTGCGATCAGGCCTCCAACATCTACGACTGGGAAGAGCAGAATCGCGCGTTCCACATCAAGATCTACGAGGCTTGCGAGATGCCGCGCCTGCTGGAAACGGTCGAGAACATGCAGAACCTCGCGGCCCGCTATATCCTCGTCCATTACCGCGCGCGCTGGCGCCCGCGCATCGACAAGGATCACCACGGCATCATGAGCGCGATCCGGCGTCAGGACGCCAAGTCCGCCGCCGCAATTCTGACGCGCCATCTGCAGCGGCTGAACTGA
- a CDS encoding thiamine phosphate synthase, translated as MERFYLITSNVAQLERLVPQGVRLVQLRLKDVPPAETRRQIARARDVCARHGAQLVVNDYWQEALDLRCSFVHLGQEDMDMADLPALRRAGIRFGLSTHDEAELDRALGQDPAYVALGPVYPTKLKKMKWAPQGLERVTRWKAHAGDVPIVAIGGLTPERAPGVLAAGADSLAVVTDIQQAPDPEARVRAWLRVCAP; from the coding sequence ATGGAGCGGTTCTACCTGATCACCTCGAATGTCGCGCAGCTGGAGCGTCTGGTGCCGCAGGGCGTCCGGCTGGTGCAGCTGCGGCTCAAGGACGTCCCGCCCGCCGAGACCCGCCGCCAGATCGCGCGGGCGCGGGATGTCTGCGCCCGCCACGGCGCGCAGCTTGTTGTGAACGACTATTGGCAAGAGGCGCTCGACCTACGCTGCAGCTTCGTCCATCTCGGGCAGGAGGACATGGACATGGCGGACTTGCCCGCGCTGCGCCGCGCCGGGATACGCTTTGGCCTGTCGACCCATGACGAGGCGGAGCTGGACCGGGCGCTCGGGCAGGACCCTGCCTATGTGGCCCTCGGACCAGTCTATCCGACGAAGCTGAAGAAGATGAAATGGGCGCCGCAGGGGCTGGAGCGTGTGACCCGCTGGAAGGCCCATGCGGGGGACGTGCCGATCGTCGCGATCGGGGGGCTGACGCCAGAGCGCGCGCCCGGTGTGCTTGCGGCTGGCGCCGATAGTCTTGCCGTCGTGACCGACATCCAGCAGGCGCCCGACCCGGAGGCGCGCGTGCGCGCGTGGCTGAGGGTCTGCGCACCATGA